Proteins encoded within one genomic window of Parolsenella massiliensis:
- the rpsA gene encoding 30S ribosomal protein S1: MSEIQNSSVFSLDDVSNEEMNNLIDGTITDFDEGDLVTGTVVKIERDEVLLDIGFKSEGVIPVRELSIRKDANPADIVSLGDTIEALVLQKEDKDGRLVLSKKRAEYERAWNRIEEKFNAGENVEGEVIEVVKGGLILDIGLRGFLPASLVDLRRVKDLNAYLGTRIEARVIEMDRNRNNVVLSRRVVLEEARKAERSEILSKLQPGMRLKGTVSSIVDFGAFVDLGGIDGLIHISELSWNHVNHPSEVVKVGQEVEVQVLDVDLNRERISLGLKQTTEDPWRSLVKKYPVDAIVEGTVTKLVPFGAFVDLGDGIEGLVHISEMAKQHVDAPAQVCKVGDKVQVKVMEIDLDRRRISLSMKAAAETLGFEVEVTPMDKPEDEAADAE, from the coding sequence TTGAGTGAGATTCAGAACTCGTCCGTTTTCTCGCTAGACGATGTGTCCAACGAGGAGATGAACAACCTCATCGACGGCACCATCACCGATTTCGACGAGGGCGATCTTGTCACGGGCACCGTTGTCAAGATCGAGCGCGATGAGGTCCTGCTTGACATCGGCTTCAAGTCCGAGGGCGTTATCCCCGTCCGCGAGCTTTCCATCCGCAAGGATGCCAACCCCGCCGACATCGTGAGCCTTGGCGACACCATCGAGGCCCTCGTGCTCCAGAAGGAGGACAAGGACGGCCGTCTCGTCCTGTCCAAGAAGCGCGCCGAGTACGAGCGTGCGTGGAACCGCATCGAGGAGAAGTTCAACGCCGGCGAGAACGTCGAGGGCGAGGTCATCGAGGTCGTCAAGGGCGGTCTCATCCTCGACATCGGCCTGCGCGGCTTCCTGCCCGCCTCCCTCGTCGACCTCCGTCGCGTCAAGGACCTCAACGCCTACCTCGGCACCCGCATCGAGGCCCGCGTCATCGAGATGGACCGCAACCGCAACAACGTCGTCCTCTCCCGTCGCGTCGTCCTCGAGGAGGCTCGCAAGGCCGAGCGCTCCGAGATCCTCTCGAAGCTCCAGCCGGGCATGCGCCTCAAGGGCACGGTCTCCTCGATCGTCGACTTCGGCGCCTTCGTCGACCTCGGCGGCATCGACGGCCTGATTCACATCTCCGAGCTCTCCTGGAACCACGTCAACCACCCCTCCGAGGTCGTCAAGGTCGGCCAGGAGGTCGAGGTCCAGGTGCTCGACGTCGACCTGAACCGCGAGCGCATCTCCCTGGGTCTCAAGCAGACCACCGAGGATCCCTGGCGCTCCCTCGTCAAGAAGTACCCGGTCGACGCCATCGTCGAGGGTACCGTCACGAAGCTCGTGCCGTTCGGCGCCTTCGTCGACCTTGGTGACGGCATCGAGGGCCTGGTCCACATCTCCGAGATGGCCAAGCAGCACGTCGACGCCCCCGCGCAGGTCTGCAAGGTTGGCGACAAGGTGCAGGTCAAGGTCATGGAGATCGACCTCGACCGTCGTCGCATCTCCCTGTCCATGAAGGCTGCCGCCGAGACCCTCGGTTTTGAGGTCGAGGTCACGCCGATGGACAAGCCCGAGGACGAGGCCGCTGACGCCGAGTAG
- a CDS encoding HAD family hydrolase yields MIKAVLFDMDDTLLDINLTAFMTAYIADVSRILSQISGTSALAFGGAWARAYLAIASDARTDGLTNLELFSATIERLTGVPMADPAITDAISYYEQNVLPRRRGGIVSARPKEGGIAAIECARSMGLAVALATNPSFSEVCIRTRMGWAHISDMPFARVSHMGNSTRLKPRARYYEEFVSSLGLAPEECLMVGNDAKRDFPRPDIGMPTAYVGHARPGRAAWSGPMSELADALPALVDRLNVVG; encoded by the coding sequence ATGATCAAGGCCGTTCTGTTCGACATGGACGACACGCTGCTCGACATCAACCTCACGGCCTTCATGACCGCCTACATCGCCGACGTCTCGCGCATCCTGTCGCAGATCTCCGGTACGTCCGCGCTCGCCTTTGGCGGGGCCTGGGCGCGCGCCTACCTCGCGATTGCGAGCGACGCCCGCACGGACGGCCTCACGAACCTGGAGCTGTTCTCGGCCACCATCGAGCGGCTCACGGGCGTGCCCATGGCAGACCCTGCCATCACGGACGCCATCTCCTACTACGAGCAAAACGTCCTGCCCCGCCGCCGCGGCGGCATCGTCTCGGCGCGCCCCAAGGAGGGCGGCATCGCGGCCATCGAGTGTGCACGCTCCATGGGCCTTGCCGTGGCGCTCGCCACGAACCCGAGCTTCTCGGAAGTCTGCATCCGCACGCGCATGGGCTGGGCGCACATCTCCGACATGCCGTTTGCCCGCGTGAGCCACATGGGCAACTCGACGCGCCTCAAGCCCCGCGCCCGCTACTACGAGGAGTTCGTCTCCTCGCTCGGCCTTGCCCCCGAGGAGTGCCTCATGGTGGGCAACGACGCCAAGCGCGACTTCCCGCGCCCCGACATCGGCATGCCCACGGCCTACGTGGGCCACGCGCGCCCCGGCCGCGCCGCCTGGAGCGGGCCCATGAGCGAGCTCGCAGACGCCCTGCCGGCCCTTGTCGACCGTCTCAACGTCGTCGGCTGA
- the rnhA gene encoding ribonuclease HI: MKVILYTDGSSRGNPGPGGYGAVLRYTDPAGALHERELSAGYARTTNNRMEIMGVVAGLEALKRPCEVEVHSDSQYVVNAFNKHWVDGWRRRGWKNAKKEPVKNPDLWMRLLAAMEPHDVSFVWVRGHNGAALNERCDELAVAAATAPRSTLLVDEGFEG; this comes from the coding sequence ATGAAGGTCATTCTCTACACGGACGGTTCGAGCCGAGGAAACCCCGGGCCGGGCGGCTACGGCGCGGTGCTTCGGTACACGGACCCGGCGGGCGCGCTGCACGAGCGCGAGCTCTCGGCCGGTTACGCGAGGACGACGAACAACCGCATGGAGATTATGGGCGTCGTCGCCGGACTCGAGGCGCTCAAGCGGCCCTGCGAGGTGGAGGTCCACAGCGACTCGCAGTACGTGGTGAACGCCTTCAACAAGCACTGGGTGGATGGCTGGCGCCGTCGCGGCTGGAAGAACGCCAAGAAGGAGCCCGTGAAGAACCCCGACCTGTGGATGCGCCTGCTTGCCGCCATGGAGCCGCACGACGTGAGCTTCGTCTGGGTCCGCGGCCACAATGGCGCTGCGCTCAACGAGCGCTGCGACGAGCTCGCCGTGGCCGCCGCAACTGCCCCACGTTCCACGCTGCTCGTCGACGAGGGCTTCGAGGGATAG
- a CDS encoding Nramp family divalent metal transporter, with product MLAHMREKIWGENHSGHKGGLEILRWVGPGLLVTVGFIDPGNWATNMAAGSTYGYGLLWVVTASTLMLIMLQHNAAHLGIVTGECLAESCAHHLPRPLARLVLASAWLACVATMMAEVLGGGIALQMLLGLPVRLGAAIVAAASAALLLTNSYRRVERWIIGFVSLIGISFLAEIAMVRVDWPTAAVGWVAPSMPAGSAAIVVSVLGAVVMPHNLFLHSEVIQSQHFEGQGEKVIRERLDHEFVDTLLSMGIGWAINSAMVVLAASTFFSAGVQVDDLAQAAATLEPMLGPAARIIFALALLFAGLASSVTAGMAAGTVSAGIAGEPYDIHDRHSSLGVVGCFAGALVALLLVDDPFDGLLWSQALLSLQLPITVFAQIWLTSSPRVMGRYANGLVLKAMLALIGLVVTALNAVLLAGA from the coding sequence ATGCTTGCGCACATGAGAGAGAAGATCTGGGGCGAGAACCACAGCGGCCACAAGGGCGGCCTGGAAATCCTACGCTGGGTGGGCCCGGGGCTTCTCGTGACCGTGGGGTTCATCGACCCGGGCAACTGGGCCACGAACATGGCCGCGGGCTCCACGTACGGCTACGGCCTGCTGTGGGTCGTGACGGCATCGACCCTCATGCTCATCATGCTGCAGCACAACGCCGCGCACCTGGGCATCGTCACCGGCGAGTGCCTGGCGGAGAGCTGCGCGCACCACCTGCCCCGGCCCCTCGCCCGCCTTGTGCTCGCGAGCGCCTGGCTCGCGTGCGTGGCCACGATGATGGCCGAGGTGCTCGGTGGCGGCATCGCCCTGCAGATGCTGCTGGGGCTTCCCGTGCGCCTCGGTGCCGCCATCGTGGCGGCGGCGTCGGCCGCGCTTCTGCTCACGAACTCCTATCGCAGGGTCGAGCGCTGGATCATCGGGTTCGTGTCGCTCATCGGCATCTCGTTTCTCGCAGAGATCGCGATGGTGCGCGTGGACTGGCCGACCGCAGCCGTGGGATGGGTGGCACCGAGCATGCCGGCGGGATCTGCGGCCATCGTCGTCTCCGTGCTGGGGGCCGTCGTGATGCCGCACAACCTGTTCCTACACTCGGAGGTCATCCAGAGCCAGCACTTCGAGGGGCAGGGCGAGAAGGTCATCCGCGAGCGGCTCGACCACGAGTTCGTGGACACGCTGCTGTCCATGGGCATCGGCTGGGCGATAAACAGCGCCATGGTGGTGCTCGCCGCCTCGACGTTCTTCTCGGCGGGCGTGCAGGTGGACGACCTGGCGCAGGCGGCAGCCACGCTCGAGCCCATGCTGGGGCCGGCCGCACGGATCATCTTTGCGCTCGCGCTGCTGTTTGCGGGCCTCGCGAGCTCGGTCACGGCCGGCATGGCGGCGGGCACGGTGTCTGCGGGCATAGCAGGCGAGCCCTATGACATCCACGACCGCCACAGCTCTCTGGGCGTCGTGGGATGCTTCGCGGGTGCGCTCGTGGCCCTTCTGCTCGTGGACGACCCGTTCGACGGCCTGCTGTGGAGCCAGGCGCTGCTGTCCCTGCAGCTGCCCATCACGGTGTTCGCGCAGATATGGCTCACGAGCAGCCCTCGCGTCATGGGACGCTATGCGAACGGGCTTGTGCTCAAGGCCATGCTCGCGCTCATCGGCCTCGTGGTGACGGCGCTGAACGCCGTGCTGCTCGCAGGGGCGTAG
- the polA gene encoding DNA polymerase I produces MTDESNDLQLEATEAPAAPATTDQVPRRTIAVVDGNSLMHRAFHAIPPTMTAPDGRHTNAIFGFVSMFVKLVETFRPDGVICAFDKGKPRVRMEMLPQYKAQRPPMDPVLHEQFPMVKDLLRAMDVPVCELEGWEGDDILGTLARRGEAAGYDMYLVTGDRDMYQLVTDHVNVVSTRKGVSDVSIMTPESVDDLYHGITPALVPDFYGLKGDSSDNIPGVPGIGPKKASALICQYGSLDEVIAHADEVKGKMGENLRAHIDDALLSRKVAIIRTDAPIDCDLASAKFPTFDPETVRSAFASLGFTGMTGRVLALAGSGAAPASAAAFEPDERLDAPALAEALWDAGEAGEWLGLSLVDASEQGTLFEPELAVWASCAAGAGLLEGQDARSLIVHALECWRVASGDVKALMHAVYPVDSSEPPVANEDGEPFDPAHCDPAHLFDVGIAAYLLDSSKGAYAVADVAECYLTGELPAPADGEPMAAVTAQAARLLVPVLIGALEKDGSASLMADIEMPLVGVLARMERTGMHVDPAVLATQSAELGVDIEASRQRIFEAAGREFNIDSPMQLSGVLFDDLGLPTAGLKKTQRGYYSTNAKVLDELARTSPVVAEVLSYREKAKIRSTYLDALPALIKADGRIHTSLNQTVAATGRLSSSNPNLQNIPTRSELGHRVRTAFTVAPGSVFLACDYSQIELRLLAHLSGDEHLVAAFCEGEDFHAETAARVFGVPVSEVTPEMRSRAKAVNFGIVYGQQAYGLSTSLGISRREAQEMIDRYFAAYPRVRTYLDGTVEMAKRNVWVQTMYGRKRHVPDILARNANMRSFGERTAMNHPMQGSAADIIKLAMIAVDERMRAEGLKSKLILQIHDELDFEVPEGELEAMSSLVKETMEGVVKLRVPLVAEVSYGADWAAAK; encoded by the coding sequence ATGACAGACGAGAGCAACGACTTGCAGCTAGAGGCAACGGAGGCGCCGGCGGCGCCCGCGACGACTGACCAGGTCCCGCGCCGCACGATCGCCGTCGTGGACGGCAACTCGCTCATGCACCGCGCGTTCCATGCCATCCCGCCCACGATGACCGCGCCGGACGGCCGGCACACGAACGCCATCTTCGGCTTCGTCTCCATGTTCGTGAAGCTTGTGGAGACGTTTCGCCCCGACGGCGTCATCTGCGCGTTCGACAAGGGCAAGCCCCGCGTGCGCATGGAGATGCTGCCCCAGTACAAGGCGCAGCGCCCGCCCATGGACCCCGTGCTTCACGAGCAGTTCCCCATGGTGAAGGACCTGCTGCGCGCCATGGACGTCCCCGTCTGCGAGCTCGAGGGCTGGGAGGGCGACGACATTCTCGGCACGCTCGCCCGCCGAGGCGAGGCGGCCGGCTACGACATGTACCTCGTCACCGGCGACCGTGACATGTACCAGCTCGTCACCGACCACGTCAACGTCGTCTCCACGCGCAAGGGCGTCTCGGACGTCTCGATCATGACGCCGGAGAGCGTCGACGACCTCTACCACGGCATCACGCCCGCCCTCGTCCCCGACTTCTACGGTCTCAAGGGCGACTCCTCCGACAACATCCCCGGCGTCCCGGGCATCGGCCCCAAGAAGGCGAGCGCCCTCATCTGCCAGTATGGCTCGCTCGACGAGGTCATCGCCCACGCGGACGAGGTCAAGGGCAAGATGGGCGAGAACCTGCGCGCCCACATCGACGACGCGCTGCTCTCCCGCAAGGTCGCCATCATCCGCACGGATGCCCCCATCGACTGCGACCTGGCTTCGGCCAAGTTCCCCACGTTCGACCCCGAGACGGTCCGCTCTGCCTTCGCGAGCCTGGGCTTCACGGGCATGACGGGCCGCGTGCTGGCCCTGGCCGGCTCCGGCGCCGCCCCCGCCTCTGCTGCGGCCTTCGAGCCCGACGAGCGCCTGGACGCACCCGCCCTTGCCGAGGCACTGTGGGACGCCGGCGAGGCAGGCGAGTGGCTGGGCCTCTCCCTCGTCGATGCCTCTGAGCAGGGCACCCTCTTTGAGCCCGAGCTCGCCGTCTGGGCGTCGTGCGCGGCCGGCGCCGGGCTTCTCGAGGGCCAGGACGCCCGCTCCCTCATCGTCCACGCGCTCGAGTGCTGGCGCGTCGCGTCTGGCGACGTCAAGGCCCTCATGCACGCCGTCTATCCCGTGGACTCGTCCGAGCCTCCCGTGGCAAACGAGGACGGCGAGCCCTTTGATCCCGCCCACTGCGACCCCGCGCACCTGTTCGACGTCGGTATCGCCGCCTATCTGCTCGACTCCTCGAAGGGCGCCTACGCCGTCGCCGACGTCGCCGAGTGCTACCTCACCGGCGAGCTGCCCGCCCCCGCAGATGGTGAGCCCATGGCCGCCGTCACGGCCCAGGCCGCGCGTCTGCTCGTGCCCGTGCTCATCGGCGCCCTCGAGAAGGACGGCTCGGCCTCGCTCATGGCAGACATCGAGATGCCGCTCGTAGGCGTGCTCGCGCGCATGGAGCGCACGGGCATGCACGTGGACCCCGCCGTGCTCGCCACCCAGTCCGCCGAGCTCGGCGTCGACATCGAGGCGAGCCGCCAGCGCATCTTCGAGGCCGCGGGCCGCGAGTTCAACATCGACAGCCCCATGCAGCTCTCCGGCGTGCTCTTCGACGACCTGGGCCTTCCCACGGCCGGTCTCAAGAAGACGCAGCGCGGCTACTACTCCACGAACGCCAAGGTCCTCGACGAGCTCGCGCGCACGAGCCCCGTCGTGGCCGAGGTGCTGAGCTACCGCGAGAAGGCCAAGATCCGCTCGACCTACCTGGACGCGCTGCCCGCGCTCATCAAGGCGGACGGCCGCATCCACACGAGCCTCAACCAGACCGTGGCCGCCACGGGTCGCCTCTCGAGCTCCAACCCCAACCTGCAGAACATCCCCACCCGCTCCGAGCTGGGGCATCGCGTGCGTACGGCGTTCACCGTGGCGCCGGGCAGCGTGTTTCTCGCGTGCGACTACTCCCAGATCGAGCTGCGCCTGCTTGCGCACCTCTCGGGCGACGAGCACCTCGTCGCGGCCTTCTGCGAGGGCGAAGACTTCCACGCCGAGACGGCCGCGCGCGTGTTCGGCGTGCCGGTTAGCGAGGTCACGCCCGAGATGCGCAGCCGCGCCAAGGCCGTGAACTTCGGCATCGTCTACGGCCAGCAGGCCTACGGCCTCTCCACGTCGCTGGGGATCAGCCGCCGCGAGGCCCAGGAGATGATCGACCGCTATTTCGCCGCCTACCCACGCGTGCGCACCTACCTCGACGGCACGGTCGAGATGGCCAAGCGAAACGTCTGGGTGCAGACGATGTATGGCCGCAAGCGCCACGTGCCCGACATTCTCGCGCGCAACGCCAACATGCGCAGCTTTGGCGAGCGCACGGCCATGAACCACCCCATGCAGGGCAGCGCGGCCGACATCATCAAGCTCGCCATGATCGCCGTGGACGAGCGCATGCGCGCCGAGGGCCTCAAGAGCAAGCTCATCCTGCAGATCCACGACGAGCTGGACTTCGAGGTGCCCGAAGGCGAGCTCGAGGCCATGAGCAGCCTCGTTAAGGAGACGATGGAGGGCGTCGTGAAGCTGCGGGTTCCGCTCGTGGCCGAGGTCTCCTACGGCGCCGACTGGGCCGCCGCGAAGTAG
- the nth gene encoding endonuclease III, with protein MPRETNAAKRERAVEFCERLNAMYGPVECFLDHGSPYRLAISVLLSAQTTDAQVNKVTPALFDRWPTPEALAAASPEEVAGVIRSLGFYKSKARHAVEAAQMIVSEFGGEVPHTMDELTRLPGVGRKTANIVLNVSFGIVEGIAVDTHVNRIAHRLALSPKTHEKEPLKTEQDLLKILPREYWRDVNHQWIRFGREVCGAKAPRCGECPMVDLCPGAGK; from the coding sequence ATGCCGCGCGAGACGAACGCCGCGAAGCGGGAGAGGGCCGTCGAGTTCTGCGAGAGGCTGAACGCGATGTATGGGCCCGTGGAGTGCTTCCTGGACCATGGGAGCCCCTATCGGCTCGCCATCTCCGTGCTGCTCTCCGCACAGACGACCGATGCCCAGGTGAACAAGGTGACGCCGGCGCTGTTCGATCGCTGGCCCACGCCCGAGGCGCTCGCCGCCGCCTCGCCCGAGGAGGTCGCGGGCGTCATTCGCAGCCTGGGGTTCTACAAGAGCAAGGCGAGGCACGCTGTCGAGGCGGCGCAGATGATCGTGAGCGAGTTTGGCGGCGAGGTGCCCCACACGATGGACGAGCTCACGAGGCTGCCGGGCGTGGGGAGAAAGACCGCCAACATCGTGCTCAACGTGAGCTTTGGCATCGTGGAGGGCATCGCGGTGGACACGCACGTGAACCGCATCGCCCACAGGCTGGCGCTGAGCCCCAAGACGCACGAGAAGGAGCCGCTCAAGACCGAGCAGGACCTGCTGAAGATCTTGCCGCGCGAGTACTGGCGAGACGTGAACCACCAGTGGATCCGCTTTGGGCGCGAGGTGTGCGGCGCCAAGGCGCCGCGCTGCGGCGAGTGCCCCATGGTCGACCTGTGCCCAGGCGCGGGGAAGTAG
- a CDS encoding polysaccharide deacetylase family protein codes for MARHFKKDGELQQGSRFDTGVAGGQAAGEPATQRAPQAGAYVPPVEGNPYADDGFEPAPYGTPGDPEPASYAPVEDNPYVGGAAHGAVGMTPERVGSAHAGRAGSGQGVPGAPKKRRRRVPVVVVILVALVVLVGGGAFLYLNPPIYRVSVDGVEHMVHAGSTLADLVKEGWATPKAGNLIAVDGSVAQEGGGDQFEANLNGTVTSDPMTVVPRHSTVEFSDGNDVDEDYTETTETIAHGQGGQDTSSPSSYYVAPFHVYSDGEDGEQVTRTGKVSGKSVTEVTKQPVDAGFSVFNVNTNGDKVIALTFDDGPWPTTTSEVLDVLKENDAHATFFEIGNQVAENADVVERIVAEGNQIGSHTWDHASGSGQGVNLTFMTADEQVGEVDKGFKAIEDVLGTSVTHVLRAPGGNYYGSLVETLKGHCTAEVGWNIDTEDWRRPGADKIAEAIMSAQPGNVVLMHDGGGDRSQTVEALKIALPKLREQGYKFLTIDEMLSTYGPSSSN; via the coding sequence GTGGCCAGACACTTCAAGAAGGATGGCGAGCTGCAGCAAGGCAGCCGCTTTGATACGGGCGTTGCGGGCGGCCAGGCGGCTGGCGAGCCTGCGACGCAGCGTGCGCCCCAGGCGGGGGCCTACGTCCCGCCCGTCGAGGGTAACCCCTATGCGGACGACGGCTTCGAGCCCGCGCCCTACGGGACGCCCGGCGATCCCGAGCCCGCGTCCTATGCGCCCGTAGAGGACAACCCCTACGTGGGCGGCGCGGCCCATGGCGCCGTGGGTATGACGCCCGAGCGCGTGGGGTCCGCGCACGCGGGACGTGCCGGCTCGGGCCAGGGCGTGCCGGGCGCTCCCAAGAAGCGTCGCCGCCGCGTGCCGGTGGTCGTGGTGATCCTCGTCGCGCTGGTGGTGCTCGTGGGCGGAGGGGCGTTCCTCTACCTCAACCCGCCCATCTATCGCGTGAGCGTCGACGGCGTGGAGCACATGGTGCACGCCGGCTCCACGCTCGCCGACCTCGTGAAGGAGGGCTGGGCCACGCCTAAGGCCGGCAACCTCATCGCCGTGGACGGCTCCGTGGCGCAGGAGGGCGGCGGCGACCAGTTCGAGGCCAACCTCAACGGAACGGTGACGAGCGACCCCATGACCGTGGTGCCGCGCCACTCCACGGTTGAGTTCTCCGACGGCAACGACGTGGACGAGGACTACACCGAGACGACCGAGACCATCGCCCACGGCCAGGGCGGCCAGGACACGAGCTCCCCCTCGTCCTACTACGTGGCGCCGTTCCACGTCTACTCCGACGGCGAGGACGGCGAGCAGGTCACCAGGACCGGCAAGGTCTCCGGCAAGTCCGTGACCGAGGTCACCAAGCAGCCCGTTGACGCCGGCTTCTCCGTCTTCAACGTCAACACGAACGGCGACAAGGTCATTGCCCTCACGTTCGACGACGGCCCGTGGCCCACGACGACCTCCGAGGTCCTCGACGTGCTCAAGGAGAACGACGCCCATGCGACGTTCTTCGAGATCGGCAACCAGGTTGCCGAGAACGCCGACGTGGTCGAGCGCATCGTGGCCGAGGGCAACCAGATCGGCTCGCACACGTGGGACCACGCGAGCGGCTCGGGACAGGGCGTCAACCTCACGTTCATGACCGCCGACGAGCAGGTGGGCGAGGTCGACAAGGGCTTCAAGGCCATCGAGGACGTCCTGGGCACGAGCGTGACGCACGTGCTGCGCGCGCCGGGCGGCAACTACTACGGCAGCCTCGTGGAGACGCTCAAGGGCCACTGCACGGCCGAGGTGGGCTGGAACATCGACACCGAGGACTGGAGGCGTCCGGGAGCCGACAAGATCGCCGAGGCGATCATGAGCGCCCAGCCGGGCAACGTCGTGCTCATGCATGACGGCGGCGGCGACCGCTCCCAGACGGTCGAGGCGCTCAAGATCGCCCTGCCCAAGCTCAGGGAGCAGGGCTACAAGTTCCTGACGATTGACGAGATGCTGAGCACGTACGGTCCGTCGAGCTCCAACTAG